The window ACCTGCGTTGTTGACCAGGATGTCGATGCTGCCGTACCGCTCGACCGCCGCGGTCACCATCGCCCGCACGTCGTCGGCCGAGCGGACGTCGCACGCGGTGCCGTCGGCCTCGTAACCCTGGGAACGCAGGTGCTCGACGGTCCGCTTCACCCCGTCCGCGGTCCTGGCGCACAGGAAGATCCGGTATCCCAGCCCACCGAGGTGGTTGGCGATCGCCAGACCGATGCCGCTGGTGGCTCCGGTGACGATCGCGGTCCTTCCGGCTCCGTTGGCCATGTTCTCTGTCCCCTCCGCATACGAAAGAACGGCCCGGGTCACCGGGCCGTTCCTGTGGGTCGTGGGTCTGGAAAGAGCCTCGGGCTCCGACGCTCAGCGTCGGGCCGGCGCCTGAGCGGCGTCCGAAGGGCACAAGCTTTCCAATGTGAGGACTATGTTCTTCACCCCAGGTCGGATTGTCAAGAGGGGTCGTGCGTCCGGCACATCGGGGGCGGTCGCCCGGGCCGTCGCCCGGGCCGTCACCCGGGCCGCCCGGCTCAGGGAAGCTTCCAGTCCACCGGCTGGGCACCCTGACGGACCAGCAGCTCGTTGGTACGGCTGAACGGCCGCGAGCCGAAGAAACCGCGATCCGCGGACATCGGGGAGGGATGGGCGGACTCGATCGCCGGGAAGCCGTCGAGGAACGGCCGCAGGTTGCGCGCGTCACGGCCCCAGAGCACGGACACCAGCGGCTTGCCGCGCGCGACCAGGGCTCGGATGGCCTGTTCCGTCACTTCCTCCCAGCCCTTGCCCCGGTGGGCCGCGGGCTTGCGGGGCGCCGTGGTGAGCGCCCTGTTGAGCAGCAGCACCCCCTGGCGGGTCCACGGCGTCAGGTCACCGTTGGAGGGACGCGGCAGTCCCAGATCCGTGTGCAGCTCCCGGAAGATGTTCTCCAGGCTGCCGGGCAGCGGACTGACCTCGGGCGCGACGGCGAAGCTGTGCCCGATGGCCATGCCCGGGGTCGGGTACGGGTCCTGTCCCATGATCAGGACGCGCACCTCGTCGAACGGCTGCTGGAAAGCGCGCAGGACGTGTGCTCCGGCCGGCAGATAGGTGCGCCCCGCCGCGATCTCCGCCCGCAGGAAGTCACCCATCGCGGCGACACGTCCGGCCACGGGTTCCAGCGCTTTCGCCCATCCGGGCTCGACAAGTTGGTTCAATGGGAGAGCTGCCACAACACGTCACTCTACTGGCGGACAAGGAGCGACGACGCACCCCTGCGCCGAAGATCGAATCACATCGGTCCGGCCTCGGGGCCGGAGGCGCCGACGGACGGCAGGCGCACGGTCCGTGAACAGGTGCTCGCGGTGCGTCAGTTGAACGTATCTGTTATTCACCGGATAAATACGGACAGATGCCGCCGGACAAGGCCCTGCCCGAACACCATGTTCCGATAAGCCAGTAGCATGCGGCGCCATGAGCTCCCCCACTGGGCCCGCAAATGGCCTGCCCGTACGAATGCCGCGACCCCGCCAGACCGGACGGCACCGCCGGCCCGAGCCCGCGGTGGCGCCCGAGGGCGCGCCCGCGCTGGTGCTCGCCGTGCCCGGTGCACCCTCGGCCGCCTGGCGAGGGCTCGCGGAAGAGATCATCAGCATCGGCCGCTCCGAGCTGCCGGGCCTCGACGCCCGCATCGGCTTCCTCGAGGGTGACGACGCCTCCGAGTTCCCGTCCCTGTCCGGTGTGCTGACCGCCGTCGCGACCGAGCGTGTCGCGCGTGCGGAGTTCGCCCGCGCCGCCGGCCACGAAGTGCCCGCGCCGACCGGCCCGGACGCCGTGGTCGTACCGCTGCTGGCCGGCCCCGACAGCGATCTCCTCCGCCGGATCCGCCAGGCACTGATGGACTCCTCGGCCGCCGCCGAGCTGGCCGACGTGCTCGGCCCGCACCCGCTGCTCGCCGAGGGCCTGCACGTGCGGCTGTCCGAGGCGGGGCTGGCCCGCGCCGACCGCGCCCGGCTCTTCACCGTGACCACCGCCGCCGACGGCATCGTCCTGGCCACCACCGGTGGCGAGGAGGCCGTACAGGCCGCCGGGATCACGGGCATGCTGCTGGCCGCCCGGCTCGCCGTGCCCGTCAAGGCCGCGGCGCTCGACCAGGAGGGCTCGGTGGCCGCGGTCGCCGACCAGCTGCGCCGCGAGGGCTCCACCCTGCTCGCGCTCGCCCCGTACCTGATCGGCCCGGAGGCGGCCGACGGGCTGCTCGAGAGTGCCCGCAAGGAGGCCGACTGCGCCGTCTCCGAGCCGCTCGGCGCCTACGGTGCGCTCGGCAAGCTGGCCGTCGCGCAGTACACCGCGGCTCTCGGGATCACCCAGGACGCCGCCGCGCACTGACCCGCCCGTACGACGGAAAGGGCCCCCGCCGGCCACGGTCCCCCGTGGCCGGCGGGGGCCCTTTCACGTGCCGCGTGCGCACCTCAGGCAAGAACCACGCAGGTGGCCGCGGGAACGGCCAGTGAGCCGGCCCGGTGCGGCTGCCCGGTCAGCGGGTCCACATCGAACCAGGTGACGTCCCCCGAGTGCTCGTTGGCCGCGTACAGCCGGCTCCCCGAGTGGTCGACGGCGAGATCGCGCGGCCAGGCGCCGCCGGATGCCACGGCGCCCGTGAGCCGCGGCTTCCCGGGCCCGTCGGCGAGGGAGAGGGTGACGACGGCGTCCGCCCCGCGGACGGCCGCCCAGAGGAACCGTCCACCGGGCGAGGCGACGATCGCCGAGGGGTAGGCCCGTACGCCCCCTGAGACGCCCGGGGAAGCCACCGGAGCCTCGCCGACCGGTTCCAGTCGCCCGGACGCCCCGTTCCACCGGCAGACGGTCACCTGCGGCTCCAGCTCGTGGAGTACGTAGACCATGGCGCCCTCGGGATGGAAGGCGAGGTGGCGCGGCCCGGTCCCGGCGCGCAGCGCGGTCTCGGTGTGCACCCGGAGCGCCCCGGTGGCCGGGTCGAGCGCGTAGACGCGTACCGAATCGGTGCCGAGGTCCACGCTGAGCACCCAGCGGCCGCTCGGGTCGGGCAGCACCTGATGGGCGTGCGGGCCCTCCTGCCGGTCGGAGTCGAGGCCTGAGCCCCGGTGCGACAGCACATGGGCCGGGCCGCCCGGGCTGCCGTCGGCGGCGATCGGGAGGCTGCTCACGCTGCCGGAGGTGTAGTTGGCGGTGAGCAGCCTTCCCCCGGCCAGGCTCAGGTGGGTGGGCCCGGAGCCTCCGACACGGACGGACGCCCCGAGGGGGGCGAGCCCTTGCGCGGTGGGCCGGAAGGCGGTGACCGCTCCCCGCTCGGTCTCGTTCACCGCGTAGAGCACCCCGGTGGCGGGGGCGAGGGCGAGGTACGAGGGGTCCTCGGCGGCGGTGACCGAGAGGGGGGTCAGGGCTCCGGTCTTCGGGTCCACGGCCGCGGTGGTGACACCGCGGCCTCCCGACGAGGTGAACGAGCCGATGTGGGCGCGGTGTTCGCCGCTCCGCCCCATGCTGTCGCCGCTCACTGGAAGCCCCTCTCACTGCCGCCGGATCCGTCCGGAACCGACGGTAACAGAAGGTCTAGACCAAATCCCGTCCCCGGGCCCGCTCCTGCGCGCCGGGGTGGTGGACGTACGAGGTGCTGCTGCTGCGGTCCTCGTAGGTGCGGTGGAAGACCGGGGTCGCGGAACCGGAGATCGGCGGCACGATCCAGGACCAGTCCGCGCCCACCTCGCGCCCTTTGCGCTCCTCCCGTTCCATGTGGGACAGGAAGCGCCGGGACTCGGTGTGGTGGTCGGCGATGGTCACCCCCGCGCGGTCGAAGGAGTGCAGGACCGCCCGGTTCAGTTCGACGAGCGCGCGGTCCTTCCAGAGGGAGCGGTCGCTGGAGGTGTCCAGCCCCAGGCGGCGCGCGACGGCGGGCAGGAGGTTGTACCGGTCGGTGTCGGCGAGGTTGCGCGCGCCGATCTCGGTGCCCATGTACCAGCCGTTGAACGGCGCGGCCGGGTAGTGGATGCCGCCGATCTCCAGGCACATGTTGGAGATGGCGGGTACGGCGTGCCAGCGCAGCCCCCAGTCCGCCCAGCCGTCGCCGTCGGGGTGGCCGATCGGCACCTCCAGGACGGCGTCGGCGGGGGTGTCGAACCAGCGGGGCTTGTCGTCGACGCCCTGCACCACCAGGGGGAGGAGGTCGAAGGGGGTTCCCGCGCCGCCGGACCAGCCGAGCTGGAGCAGGGCCCCGGTGAGCGGGGCGTTGCGGGCGTCCCCCACGGTTATGGAGGGGTGGTCGCCGTAGCCCGCGTACCTGATCAGCTGTTCGCTCCAGATCAGGGGGCCGGGGCGGCCCGGGGCGTCCGGGGCGAAGACGGTGATCGTGGGCCGGACCCTGCCTCCGTTCGTCGCCTCGCGCAGGTGGTCGAAGCACTCGGCGGCGATGGTGTCGGCGTCGGTGAGCCCGCGGCGGTCGCGGACCCGCAGCGAGTTCCAGTAGAGCCGGCCTATGCAGCGGTTACTGTTGCGCCAGGCCACTCTGGCCCCGTGGACGAGTTCCTCGGGGGTGTGCACATAACTGCCGGTCTCAGCGAGCTCGGCCCTCACGGCGGCGAGCCGGGCGCGCGGATCGCCGGAGTCCGCGTTCTCCCTGTGGAAGAGTCGGATGAACTCCTCGGCCGCTTCCCACACCTGGGCGGTGGTGGAGCGCTGTTGAAGAATTTCCATTCCGGGCCGGTACCCCCTGTCCGAGCAGATCCACCCTGTACATGCCGGATGAATGTGCAATAAACAATTACCCGTTGTACCTGTCGCAGGTCAGCCCCGTGGGAATGGCAGGTTCGGAACACTCCTCCGAGTGATCCTCATGGATTGGGCTGCGGTAGCGGGCGCGGCGGCGTAAGATCCGGCGCGTTCCGGGAGTTGGCCGCGCGCCGGGCTCTCATCGGACGCGCCGGGCACCGGGGCGCGCCCCCGGGACGGCCTTCAGCTGCAGGGGCGGCTCATGTAGAGCGCCTGTTCGCCCGTCGCGGGCGTGCCGCCGTACAGGGCGGTGTCGAGGCCGCAGAAGGTGAACCCCATGCGCCGGTAGGCGTGCACGGCCGGGGCGTTGACCGAGCTGACCTCCAGCCACAGGTGCTCCGCGCCCCGTTCGCGGGCGAACCGGTCCGCGCAGTCCATCAGCGCGCGGCCGATGCCGCGGCCCCGGTGACCGGGAGAGACCTCGATGTCCTCGATCGTCAGCCGCCGGTTCCACGCGGCGTACCCGACGGCGGCGAAGCCGCACAGCAGGCCGCCGTCGAGGGCGACGAAGGTCCGCGCGTCGGCCTCCGAGTCCTTGCCGCCGCCGAAGCCCTGCTCGTCGTGCTCCTCGGGCGGGAACACCTTGTGCACGGGCGGGTCCACCGGGACCTCGCGCAGCAGGAAGCCGAATCCGGCGCCGGCTCCCGGGTCGGGGGCGCTCACCTCGAAGACCGTGGCGGTGGTGAAGGAGCTGTCCAGGGCCTCGATGGCGCCGGCGTCCTCGGGGCGGGCGAGGCGGTAGACGATTCCGTCGGCGTCGGCCGGGCCGTGTGCGGTGGTCATGAGATCCACCGTACGCAAAAAATCCCCCGGCCGAATTGGCTGCCGAGGGATGGGAGAGCGTATATTCAATGATTCGCGACTTCGTTGAAAAACGGAGCCACGAGGAAGCTTACGAGGACACTGTATCGCGGCAGGAGTGCAATTGTCAACCGAGGAATTCCGGAAAGAGCAGCAATTCGTCACCGACCTCTATCTGCGCCTCGACGGCCTGCGTGACCAGGCCGAACGTGCGGTCGAAGGCGCGCTGCGCGATGTCGGTACCGGGTTCCAGGCCCGGCTGGAGCGGGATGTCCTGGTCGCCGAGCAGTCCGGCCTGCTTTCCGCTCTGAATGCGGGCGAGAACGGCCTGTGTTTCGGCCGTCTGGAGTTCTCCGACGGCCGCGACCATCACATCGGGCGACTCGGAATCCGAGCCGACGACGCGGACCGCACGCCCCTGGTCCTGGATTGGCGCGCGGACGTGGCCCGCCCCTTCTACCTCGCCACCGGCCACACCCCCATGGGGCTGCGCCGCCGCCGGCACATCAGCAGCCGGGGGCGCGTGGTCACCGCCCTGCACGACGAGATCCTCGACCTGACCGACGCGGAGCGCACCGGCCACGAGGGCGCCGACGCGGACGCCGTGCTGCTCGCCGCGCTCGACGCCGCCCGGACCGGCCGGATGCACGACATCGTCCGCACCATCCAGGCCGAGCAGGACCGGATCATCCGCTCCACGCACCGCGGGGTGCTCGTCGTCGAGGGCGGGCCGGGCACCGGCAAGACCGCCGTCGCCCTGCACCGCGCCGCGTACCTGCTGTACGCGCACCGGGAGCTGCTCGCCAAACGCGGTGTGCTGATCGTCGGACCGGGCCCGGCGTTCCTGGGCTACATCGGCGGGGTCCTCCCGGCGCTCGGCGAGACGGGCGTGCTGCTGGCCACTGTGGGGGAGCTCTTCCCGGGCGTGCACGCGACCGGCACCGACCGCCCGGGCGCCGCCGCGGTGAAGGGCCGTGCCTCGATGGCGGAGGTCCTCGCCCGGGTGGTGGCCGACCGGCAGTGTCTGCCGGAGACCGTGCCCGCGGACACCGGCGAGGAGTACGACACGGTGCCCGAGCCGGCGCTGGAGATCGACCACGAGGAGTACGGGACCCTGCTGCTGGACCGCACCATGGCGTACGAGGCGCGGGACCGGGCCCGGGCCACGGGCCTCCCGCACAATCAGGCGCGCCCCTCCTTCGCCTTCCCGATCATCGACGCGCTCACCGCGCAGCTCGCCGACCGGCTGGGCGCCGATCCGTACGGCGGGCCGAACCTGCTCGGCTCGGACGACATCGCGCAGCTCGGCAAGGAGATCGCGACGAGCTCCGCCGTGCACGCGGCGATCGACTCTCTGTGGCCGTCCCTCACCCCCGAGCGGCTGATCGCCGACTTCCTGGCGGACCCGACTCACCTGCCCGCGCACGAGGCGGACCTCATCCGGCGCGCGCCCTCGGCCCGGCCGGACTGGACCCCGGCCGACGTGCCGCTGCTGGACGAGGCGGCCGAGCTGCTCGGAGAGGACGACAGCGCCCGGCGCGCCGCCGAGGAGCGGGACCGGCAGCGGCGCATCGCCTACGCGCAGGGGGTGCTGGACCTGTCCGAGGGCTCGCAGTCGTACGAGTTCGAGGACGAGGAGAACGAGTTCCTCGCGGCCCACGACATCATCGACGCGGAGCGGATGGCCGAGCGCCACGAGGAGGACGACCACCGCAGCACCGCCGAGCGGGCCGCGGCCGACCGCACCTGGGCCTTCGGGCACGTCATCGTGGACGAGGCGCAGGAGCTGTCCGCGATGGCGTGGCGGCTGCTGATGCGGCGCTGCCCGACCCGGTCGATGACGCTGGTCGGCGATCCGGCCCAGACGGCCGACGAGGCGGGCTGCGGCTCGTGGGAGCGGATCCTCGCGCCGTACGTGGGCGAGCGCTGGGAGCTGGTCCGGCTGGGGGTCAACTACCGCACCCCGGCCGAGATCATGGACGTGGCGGCGGCCGTGCTGCGGACGCGCGATCCCGGCTTCGAACCGCCGCGTTCGGTGCGGAGCACCGGGGTGCGGCCGTGGGCGCGGGCGACCGACGACCTCGCGGGGGCGACCCGGGAGGCCGTGGAGCGGGAGCTGCCGGCCGAGGGGCGGCTCGCGGTGATCGCGCCACGGGCCCGGCACGCCGCGCTGGCCCCCGTACTGCCGGGGGTACGGGAGGGCGCGGAGCCGGACCTGACCGGGAAGGTGGTCCTGCTGGACCCGCGCCAGGCCAAGGGGCTGGAGTTCGACACGGTGATCGTGGTGGAGCCGGCCGAGCTGCGGCCGAGCGACCTGTACGTGGCGCTGACCCGGGCGACCCAGGCCCTCGGCGTGGTGCACACCGCCGGCCGGCTGCCGGCGGGGCTGACGGACGGGCCCGGGGAGCGCCTGCTCAGGCGCTGATGACGAGGGGCGCCCGGGGGTCGGTGCGCAGCGGCGTCGCGAGGGCCACGAGGGTGTGCTCCAGGCCGTGCAGGTGGGCGAGGGCCGGTTCCGCCGCCGCGGGCCGCGGGTGCGGCACGGTGGCGGGTCCGGAGGCTCCGCGCGGGGCGGTCAGGGCCTCCACCGCCGCCTCCACGCGCCAGCAGGCGGCGGCCAGCCGGGCGTCGTGGGAGGCCTGCGGGTCGGCGGCGACGGCGACCAGCCCGCGCACGTCCCGGGCGCAGTCGTCCAGCAGGGAGAGCACCTGCCTGGCGCGGGCCTTGCGGGCGCGCAGCGGGCTCAGCGGGTGGACGAGCGGTGCGAGGGCCATCCGTACCCGGCCCAGCAGCAGCTCCAGTTCGGCGGCGTGCGGGGCGGGGTCGGCGTCCGGGTCTCCCGCGAGGCGGTCCAGGGCGGCCGCGGTGGAGGCGCGTACGCAGTGCAGGGCGCGCTGGATCCAGGCGTCGTTGGCGGCGTGGGTGGTGACCGGCAGGATGATCACGACGGCGAGGGCGGCGCCGAGCGCGCCGATCGCGGTCTCCTGGAAGCGCAGGAGCAGCAGTCCGGGGTGCAGGACGCCGAGGAGGCCGTAGAGCAGGCCGGCCATGACGGTGACGAAGAACATCATCCAGGAGTACGAGGGCGCGGCCGTGTAGAAGATCCCGAAGACGCATACGGCGACCAGTGCGGCGGTGGGCAGCGGCGCGCCGTGCAGCGGGACGGCGATCAGCAGCCCGGCGGCGATGCCGACGACGGTGCCGAGGACCCGGCGGAAGCCCCGTACGAGGGTCTCGCCGCGGGAGGTGGTGTTCACGAAGATCCACCACGAGGTGCCGACGGCCCAGTACCAGCGGTCGTCGGAGAGCGCCTGGCCGATGCCGAGCGCGAAGGCGCAGGCGGCGGTGGCCTGGAAGGCCTGCCGGGTGGTGGGCCGCGCGAGCCCGGTTCCGGGCAGGCCGGGCGGGGCTGCGGGGGGCGGGGTGCGCCGCTCGATGGGCCAGAGCAGGAAGCGCACGGCGCCGGAGGCGAGGAGCGCCAGCCCGACCGCGGCGTACAGCTCGGGCAGCTGTCCGGGCACGGCGTGCAGGAACTGGGTGACGAAGAACATCATGAAGCCGAAGATCCCGAGGGCGTGTCCGCGCGGGCCGAAGCGGCGCGCGTACACCCCGGCGAACACGACGGCCAGGAAGGCGGCGTCGCGGGCGAGCGGGATCCCGTGCAGGGTGGTGGCGAGGGCGAGGACGGGGAACCCGGCGACGGGCAGCAGGGCGGTGGTCAGGCGCTGGGCGCGGACGTGTCCGTCGAGCACGGTGAAGAGGGCGAGCAGGGCCGCCAGTCCCCCGGTGATGGCGGCGGTCAGGGAGAGACCGCAGATTTCGGCGAGGGCGACGGCGGCGGCGACGCCGATCACCGCGCGGGCCGAGTTCCGCAGTCTCATGCGCCCCGGATCCGGAGCAACGAACATCCTCTTCACGGCGGTGTGCCGCCCCCCTCGCAGGTGATGCGCGCCGGTCCGGCGCCGCCCGGGGTGGTGGGCGGCTGACGGGCACGGCGAAGGCGCCGCGCTCCGGAACCGGCCTCGTTGCCGTCCGGCGCTGCGCGGCGCCGTAAGTACATGGATACGCCACAGATAACCATCCGGAGGCCCACTGGCTCAACCGGACCCTCGACGACTGGGCCATTGGTACAGCTCTGCAGCACATTTGTCGGCCATGGGTCTGCCAACGGTCCAGCCCTGGGAGGGCCCTCGGTGCACCCGCGTCACCACCCCCGGCGGGACGCCGCGCTCCGGCCGGTTACTCAGCCCCGGCCGACTCTCGTCGGCGTGACCACGCGCTGTTATCGTGCAGCGACCCGCGGGGCGTACGGAAGGGGACCGACGTTGACGCGAAGGGTGGAGTCCGGGCAGGCCGAGGCGTTCAGCCGGGCCGCCGTGGCGGTCTTCCGGCTGAACGGACGGTTCACCGCCGCCCTCGACCGGCTCGCGCTCGCTTCCGGGCTCAGCGCGGCCCGCTGGCAGATACTCAGCACCGTGACGGGGGAGTCACTTTCCGTGTCCGCGGTGGCCCGGCGCGTGGGGACCAGCCGGCAGAGCGTCCAGCGCATAGCGGACCTGCTGGTGCGGCAGGGCCTGGCGGTCTATCTGGACAATCCGGCGCACCGGCGGGCGAAGCTGCTCACCGCCACCGAGCAGGGCGTCGCCGCGAAACGGGAGATCGACTCCTGCCTGGCCGAGCTGGCCCGGCAGCTGTACGCGGGTCTCGGCGGCGAGGACGAGGTGCACCGCACGGCCGAGGTGCTGCGGGGCCTGTCCGGCGCGTTGTCGTCGATCGGTTCCGACGACTCTCCGTGAAGCCCGTGCGCGTGTCCACCGCTATACGGACAAGCTGGCCTGAAACTGACGCGGTTTTTCCCAAGAGTTGACTGCACCGAGGAATCCTCTTTGCGGTACCGTTCGCGCCTGACGCGGGGTTTCAAGGCCGGGGGACCTTTTGAATCGGTTTGTCTTCAGAGTGCTGGGGCCGCTGGTCGTCCAGACCGATGAGGGTCCGCTGCGCATCAACGGCCGGCGCCAGGCCACGGTCCTGTCCATGCTGGTGCTCTACGCCGACCGGATCGTTTCGGTGGACACCCTGGTCGACGCCGTCTGGCCGGAATCGCCCCCGGCGACGGCGCGCAACCAGATCGCCATCTGCGTGGCCACCCTCCGCAAGACCTTCAAGCAGGCCGGGGTGACCGATCTGCTGATCACTTCTCCCCCGGGCTACGTGCTGGCCAAGGGTGAACACCGCATCGACGTCCAGGAATTCATGGAGCGGGCCGAGCAGGGGCGGGACGCCGCCCGGCACGGCCGGACCGAAGAGGCGTGCACGCAGTTCGAGGAGGCGCTGAGCATCTGGCGCGGCTCCGCACTGGACGAGCCGTCCGGATCGCGGCTGGAGGCGGAGACCACCAGACTGGAGCAGATGCGGCTCGCGCTCATGGAGGAACGGGCCGGGCTGATGCTCCAGTTGGGCCGCCACCGCGCGCTCACCGGTGAGCTCAGCGAGCTGGTGGCCCGGCACCCCCTGCGCGAGCAGTGCCGCGAACACCTGATGCTGGCCCTGTACCGGTCGGGGCAGCGCGCCGAGGCCCTGGAGGTGTTCCTGCAGGGCCGCCGGTTACTCACCGAGCAGCTCGGGATCGAACCGGGTCCCGGACTGCGGCAGCTGCACGACCTGATCCTGCGCGACTCCCCCGAGCTGACCAGGCCCCCCACCGCGGTGGCGCCGGCGCCGACGGCCCTGAACACCATCCCCGCGCAACTGCCCGCCGACGTCATGGCGTTCACCGGCCGGCAGCGCGAGATGACCTCCCTGGACCGGCTCCTGAAGGAGCCCTACAACCCGCACACCCCGGCGCTGGCGACGATCGTCGGCGTCGGCGGGGTGGGCAAGACCGCGCTCGCGGTGCACTGGGCGAGCCAG is drawn from Streptomyces sp. NBC_01232 and contains these coding sequences:
- a CDS encoding uracil-DNA glycosylase, whose amino-acid sequence is MAALPLNQLVEPGWAKALEPVAGRVAAMGDFLRAEIAAGRTYLPAGAHVLRAFQQPFDEVRVLIMGQDPYPTPGMAIGHSFAVAPEVSPLPGSLENIFRELHTDLGLPRPSNGDLTPWTRQGVLLLNRALTTAPRKPAAHRGKGWEEVTEQAIRALVARGKPLVSVLWGRDARNLRPFLDGFPAIESAHPSPMSADRGFFGSRPFSRTNELLVRQGAQPVDWKLP
- a CDS encoding sirohydrochlorin chelatase, with product MSSPTGPANGLPVRMPRPRQTGRHRRPEPAVAPEGAPALVLAVPGAPSAAWRGLAEEIISIGRSELPGLDARIGFLEGDDASEFPSLSGVLTAVATERVARAEFARAAGHEVPAPTGPDAVVVPLLAGPDSDLLRRIRQALMDSSAAAELADVLGPHPLLAEGLHVRLSEAGLARADRARLFTVTTAADGIVLATTGGEEAVQAAGITGMLLAARLAVPVKAAALDQEGSVAAVADQLRREGSTLLALAPYLIGPEAADGLLESARKEADCAVSEPLGAYGALGKLAVAQYTAALGITQDAAAH
- a CDS encoding lactonase family protein, yielding MGRSGEHRAHIGSFTSSGGRGVTTAAVDPKTGALTPLSVTAAEDPSYLALAPATGVLYAVNETERGAVTAFRPTAQGLAPLGASVRVGGSGPTHLSLAGGRLLTANYTSGSVSSLPIAADGSPGGPAHVLSHRGSGLDSDRQEGPHAHQVLPDPSGRWVLSVDLGTDSVRVYALDPATGALRVHTETALRAGTGPRHLAFHPEGAMVYVLHELEPQVTVCRWNGASGRLEPVGEAPVASPGVSGGVRAYPSAIVASPGGRFLWAAVRGADAVVTLSLADGPGKPRLTGAVASGGAWPRDLAVDHSGSRLYAANEHSGDVTWFDVDPLTGQPHRAGSLAVPAATCVVLA
- a CDS encoding nitric oxide synthase oxygenase, yielding MEILQQRSTTAQVWEAAEEFIRLFHRENADSGDPRARLAAVRAELAETGSYVHTPEELVHGARVAWRNSNRCIGRLYWNSLRVRDRRGLTDADTIAAECFDHLREATNGGRVRPTITVFAPDAPGRPGPLIWSEQLIRYAGYGDHPSITVGDARNAPLTGALLQLGWSGGAGTPFDLLPLVVQGVDDKPRWFDTPADAVLEVPIGHPDGDGWADWGLRWHAVPAISNMCLEIGGIHYPAAPFNGWYMGTEIGARNLADTDRYNLLPAVARRLGLDTSSDRSLWKDRALVELNRAVLHSFDRAGVTIADHHTESRRFLSHMEREERKGREVGADWSWIVPPISGSATPVFHRTYEDRSSSTSYVHHPGAQERARGRDLV
- a CDS encoding GNAT family N-acetyltransferase, which gives rise to MTTAHGPADADGIVYRLARPEDAGAIEALDSSFTTATVFEVSAPDPGAGAGFGFLLREVPVDPPVHKVFPPEEHDEQGFGGGKDSEADARTFVALDGGLLCGFAAVGYAAWNRRLTIEDIEVSPGHRGRGIGRALMDCADRFARERGAEHLWLEVSSVNAPAVHAYRRMGFTFCGLDTALYGGTPATGEQALYMSRPCS
- a CDS encoding HelD family protein produces the protein MSTEEFRKEQQFVTDLYLRLDGLRDQAERAVEGALRDVGTGFQARLERDVLVAEQSGLLSALNAGENGLCFGRLEFSDGRDHHIGRLGIRADDADRTPLVLDWRADVARPFYLATGHTPMGLRRRRHISSRGRVVTALHDEILDLTDAERTGHEGADADAVLLAALDAARTGRMHDIVRTIQAEQDRIIRSTHRGVLVVEGGPGTGKTAVALHRAAYLLYAHRELLAKRGVLIVGPGPAFLGYIGGVLPALGETGVLLATVGELFPGVHATGTDRPGAAAVKGRASMAEVLARVVADRQCLPETVPADTGEEYDTVPEPALEIDHEEYGTLLLDRTMAYEARDRARATGLPHNQARPSFAFPIIDALTAQLADRLGADPYGGPNLLGSDDIAQLGKEIATSSAVHAAIDSLWPSLTPERLIADFLADPTHLPAHEADLIRRAPSARPDWTPADVPLLDEAAELLGEDDSARRAAEERDRQRRIAYAQGVLDLSEGSQSYEFEDEENEFLAAHDIIDAERMAERHEEDDHRSTAERAAADRTWAFGHVIVDEAQELSAMAWRLLMRRCPTRSMTLVGDPAQTADEAGCGSWERILAPYVGERWELVRLGVNYRTPAEIMDVAAAVLRTRDPGFEPPRSVRSTGVRPWARATDDLAGATREAVERELPAEGRLAVIAPRARHAALAPVLPGVREGAEPDLTGKVVLLDPRQAKGLEFDTVIVVEPAELRPSDLYVALTRATQALGVVHTAGRLPAGLTDGPGERLLRR
- a CDS encoding FUSC family protein, coding for MFVAPDPGRMRLRNSARAVIGVAAAVALAEICGLSLTAAITGGLAALLALFTVLDGHVRAQRLTTALLPVAGFPVLALATTLHGIPLARDAAFLAVVFAGVYARRFGPRGHALGIFGFMMFFVTQFLHAVPGQLPELYAAVGLALLASGAVRFLLWPIERRTPPPAAPPGLPGTGLARPTTRQAFQATAACAFALGIGQALSDDRWYWAVGTSWWIFVNTTSRGETLVRGFRRVLGTVVGIAAGLLIAVPLHGAPLPTAALVAVCVFGIFYTAAPSYSWMMFFVTVMAGLLYGLLGVLHPGLLLLRFQETAIGALGAALAVVIILPVTTHAANDAWIQRALHCVRASTAAALDRLAGDPDADPAPHAAELELLLGRVRMALAPLVHPLSPLRARKARARQVLSLLDDCARDVRGLVAVAADPQASHDARLAAACWRVEAAVEALTAPRGASGPATVPHPRPAAAEPALAHLHGLEHTLVALATPLRTDPRAPLVISA
- a CDS encoding MarR family winged helix-turn-helix transcriptional regulator — encoded protein: MTRRVESGQAEAFSRAAVAVFRLNGRFTAALDRLALASGLSAARWQILSTVTGESLSVSAVARRVGTSRQSVQRIADLLVRQGLAVYLDNPAHRRAKLLTATEQGVAAKREIDSCLAELARQLYAGLGGEDEVHRTAEVLRGLSGALSSIGSDDSP